The following are from one region of the Bacillota bacterium genome:
- a CDS encoding AAA family ATPase, with protein sequence MAARIIAIANQKGGVAKTTTAVNLSACLAVAEKKVLLVDIDPQGNATSGLGVARESLSRCIYDLLLGEATAEELIMATETPGLDLIPATINLAGAEIELVNLSRRESRLRQAVRSLRDRYNYIFIDCPPSLGLLTINALTAADRVLIPIQCEYYALEGLGQLLRTIQLVQQGLNPLLELEGVLLTMFDARTNLSIQVVEEVKDYFGDKVFRTIIPRSVRLSEAPSHGKPVISYDSRSRGALLYQELAQEVIQNEK encoded by the coding sequence ATGGCAGCGCGGATTATTGCCATTGCAAACCAAAAGGGCGGGGTTGCAAAGACAACAACAGCCGTTAATTTGAGCGCGTGCCTTGCGGTGGCAGAAAAAAAAGTGTTACTGGTTGACATCGACCCGCAGGGTAATGCCACAAGCGGTCTCGGGGTGGCGCGAGAAAGCCTTTCCCGTTGTATTTACGATCTCCTGCTGGGGGAAGCAACTGCAGAAGAGCTAATCATGGCCACCGAGACGCCTGGCCTCGACCTGATTCCGGCAACAATCAATCTTGCCGGAGCGGAAATCGAGCTTGTCAATCTTTCCCGGCGCGAATCCAGACTGCGCCAGGCGGTTCGTTCTTTGCGCGACCGCTACAACTATATTTTTATCGACTGCCCGCCCTCACTCGGGCTGTTAACCATTAATGCCCTTACCGCGGCGGACCGGGTACTGATTCCCATTCAGTGTGAGTACTATGCGCTTGAAGGGTTGGGGCAGTTGCTGCGGACCATTCAACTCGTTCAGCAGGGGCTTAATCCCCTGCTTGAACTGGAGGGAGTTCTTTTAACGATGTTTGACGCCCGGACCAACCTTTCAATTCAGGTCGTTGAAGAGGTAAAAGACTATTTCGGGGATAAGGTCTTCCGGACGATCATTCCCAGAAGCGTCCGGCTCAGCGAGGCACCGAGCCACGGGAAGCCTGTAATTTCCTATGATTCCCGCTCCCGTGGCGCTCTTCTTTATCAAGAACTGGCCCAGGAAGTGATTCAGAATGAAAAATAA
- a CDS encoding copper amine oxidase N-terminal domain-containing protein — protein MTAKFARFLTAVLVLLMVVGLAGAAWASEPVPGAEITEPQVPGTTIIYNNVKLWIGQNKAVVNGESKTLDTAPMLYEDRTMVPLRFIAESLGANVQWDPAEQKIMIATGGESGPAEKTQFDVILKIGQNQAFVNSEPKTLDVPPMLYKGRTMVPLRFIAEALGADVQWDPAEQCVTITLRLMPIDAFITATTKGFNAEIKAAMQEAARQAKIKLAEAEPVEVIGKESQLTKPNVKVVSIAIQGADTLTIEQLAKGADVLFTFLQLPEGSELSSGFYVIRISGDPKANKWVAQFKNMDGKVVLEKPAEVGAGARALPGGKVKVTVKISFPGPTVTLDIHWNSASIQTAFGIGNGGPDTTPLLEAGQKVVQAVEKYAVSVNDALTQAAKKYENGILDGWMSSSRGDDLLVAHTVFEGVNDLTIEELTKGQDVFFGYFRTPKGSKLPAGFYKVRIVQESGRWLGRFVNDKGEVVYEGPAEVTAGGDIVKSFWNGWFTHDVGLNSVTGDYHWIDRKGREHSIEITITVE, from the coding sequence ATGACTGCGAAGTTTGCGAGATTTCTTACTGCGGTTTTGGTTCTTTTGATGGTTGTGGGACTGGCGGGTGCAGCCTGGGCATCGGAACCGGTGCCGGGCGCAGAAATCACTGAACCTCAGGTTCCGGGGACAACGATTATTTATAATAATGTGAAGTTGTGGATTGGTCAGAATAAGGCAGTGGTAAACGGCGAGTCGAAAACTCTGGACACGGCTCCGATGCTGTATGAGGACCGCACGATGGTGCCCCTGCGGTTCATTGCCGAATCCCTGGGGGCCAATGTACAGTGGGATCCCGCGGAGCAAAAGATAATGATAGCTACTGGGGGTGAGTCAGGTCCTGCCGAAAAAACACAATTTGACGTAATTCTTAAAATTGGCCAGAATCAGGCGTTCGTCAACAGCGAGCCGAAGACTTTGGACGTGCCTCCGATGCTGTATAAGGGCCGCACCATGGTGCCCCTGCGGTTTATCGCCGAGGCTCTGGGAGCTGATGTCCAGTGGGATCCTGCAGAGCAGTGCGTAACTATCACCTTGCGGCTAATGCCCATAGATGCTTTTATCACTGCCACCACCAAGGGCTTCAACGCAGAAATTAAGGCTGCTATGCAGGAAGCAGCTCGGCAAGCAAAGATAAAGCTCGCTGAGGCTGAGCCGGTTGAGGTCATAGGTAAAGAATCCCAGTTGACGAAGCCCAACGTCAAAGTTGTCAGCATTGCCATTCAAGGCGCAGATACCCTTACCATTGAGCAATTGGCAAAAGGGGCTGACGTGCTCTTTACCTTTCTGCAACTACCTGAGGGCTCCGAGCTCTCTTCGGGGTTCTACGTCATTCGCATTTCAGGCGATCCCAAAGCTAATAAGTGGGTGGCTCAGTTCAAGAACATGGATGGAAAAGTAGTCCTGGAGAAGCCGGCTGAAGTAGGAGCAGGAGCCCGTGCTCTCCCTGGTGGCAAGGTCAAAGTGACTGTAAAGATCAGCTTTCCTGGCCCGACAGTGACATTAGACATCCACTGGAATTCGGCTTCTATCCAAACTGCTTTTGGAATAGGTAATGGTGGTCCTGATACAACGCCCTTGCTGGAAGCAGGACAGAAAGTCGTGCAGGCTGTAGAAAAATATGCCGTCTCTGTTAATGATGCCCTTACTCAAGCAGCAAAAAAGTATGAAAATGGTATTTTAGATGGATGGATGTCTAGCTCCAGGGGTGATGACCTTTTAGTAGCGCATACAGTTTTTGAAGGTGTGAATGACCTCACTATTGAGGAACTGACAAAAGGTCAGGATGTCTTTTTCGGCTACTTCCGGACTCCAAAAGGTTCCAAACTTCCAGCTGGCTTTTACAAGGTTCGCATTGTGCAAGAATCCGGTCGGTGGCTCGGACGCTTCGTGAATGATAAAGGCGAAGTGGTTTATGAAGGACCAGCAGAAGTTACGGCAGGAGGAGATATAGTCAAAAGCTTCTGGAATGGTTGGTTTACACATGATGTTGGCCTGAATTCTGTTACGGGAGACTATCATTGGATTGACCGCAAGGGAAGGGAACATTCTATTGAGATAACAATTACAGTAGAGTAG
- a CDS encoding DUF4430 domain-containing protein encodes MPTVRALLQRGISFDLQDYGWALYIAMIGGDREFDHRSTSGWMYRVNGWLPNYGCQAYVLKGGEDILWYFGTYGFDTWVTKIQSDKTSVQTGQTVEVTLEGVVTPYSWSGDSFGPDQRKFIANATIYVDGKPYEMEGQAVKTDENGKAVLIFNNPGTYKVSAERFTGEGLREGHRRALGAKGNRVHGREGLCGRCGRQ; translated from the coding sequence ATGCCCACCGTCAGAGCATTGCTGCAGCGGGGTATAAGTTTTGACCTGCAGGATTACGGCTGGGCCCTGTATATAGCCATGATCGGAGGGGACAGGGAGTTCGACCACCGGAGCACATCGGGCTGGATGTACCGGGTCAACGGCTGGCTGCCCAATTACGGCTGCCAGGCTTATGTATTAAAGGGTGGCGAAGATATCCTCTGGTATTTCGGTACCTATGGCTTTGATACCTGGGTTACGAAGATCCAGTCGGACAAGACCAGCGTGCAAACAGGCCAAACCGTTGAGGTAACCCTGGAGGGAGTGGTGACACCCTATAGCTGGTCCGGTGACAGCTTTGGCCCAGATCAGCGAAAATTCATAGCCAACGCCACCATTTATGTGGACGGCAAACCCTACGAAATGGAGGGACAAGCCGTAAAGACCGATGAGAACGGCAAGGCTGTCTTGATCTTCAATAATCCCGGCACCTATAAAGTATCGGCGGAGAGATTTACCGGTGAGGGGCTCCGGGAGGGACATCGTCGGGCACTGGGCGCAAAAGGAAATCGAGTTCATGGCCGCGAAGGGCTATGTGGCCGGTGTGGGCGACAATAA
- a CDS encoding tyrosine-type recombinase/integrase, whose product MRVETVTTPDGKTRYILVGSDGEPVLPVMRFIKFKDNSGAARKSLRSYCQHLKLFFEFLEQENLDYRQVNIDNMADFMRWLQNPYGNLKVIPVTSVPSPRKSTTVNTVISTVLNFYDYLMRHEDYSVQLSERLKKTVSGSRRGFKDFLYHINKDKEYPAKILKVKVRRSRPKTISKEQVGKLIDACSNLRDKFLIQLLWESSMRIGEALALWLEDFEPDGQKIHIRDRGELPNLAEIKTVCGPRTVDVSSELINMFFNYVAEFHTDEVDTNHVFIKLSGENKYQPMEYQDVASLFRRLKAKTGIDVSPHVLRHSSLTELRRAGWKPEHLRKRAGHAHVQTTMQIYLHPSDEDLRKDWEKAEEKMRLKRQQKEGSEQ is encoded by the coding sequence GTGAGGGTGGAAACGGTTACAACTCCTGATGGGAAAACGCGGTATATACTGGTTGGCTCAGACGGTGAACCTGTACTCCCCGTCATGCGATTTATTAAGTTCAAGGACAACAGCGGGGCCGCCCGGAAAAGCCTCCGCTCCTACTGCCAGCACCTGAAACTCTTTTTCGAGTTCCTTGAGCAGGAAAACTTGGACTACCGCCAAGTCAATATAGACAACATGGCCGACTTCATGCGCTGGCTTCAGAATCCCTATGGGAACCTGAAAGTAATCCCGGTGACGTCCGTACCGTCACCCCGCAAGTCGACCACTGTGAATACCGTAATATCCACGGTCCTCAATTTCTACGACTACCTCATGCGCCACGAAGATTACAGCGTCCAGCTTTCCGAAAGGCTTAAAAAGACCGTCTCGGGGAGCAGGAGGGGCTTTAAAGACTTCCTCTACCACATCAACAAGGACAAGGAGTACCCGGCCAAGATCTTGAAAGTCAAGGTTCGCCGTTCCCGGCCCAAGACTATTTCCAAGGAGCAAGTGGGCAAATTGATCGATGCCTGCTCAAACTTACGGGATAAATTTTTAATCCAGCTTTTGTGGGAAAGCTCAATGCGCATCGGCGAGGCCCTGGCCCTGTGGCTGGAAGATTTTGAGCCCGACGGGCAGAAGATCCACATCCGGGACAGGGGGGAACTTCCCAACCTCGCTGAGATCAAGACCGTCTGTGGCCCTCGGACGGTGGACGTTTCCTCGGAATTAATCAACATGTTTTTCAACTATGTAGCCGAATTCCATACTGACGAAGTGGACACAAACCATGTTTTTATCAAGCTGTCCGGCGAAAACAAGTACCAACCCATGGAGTACCAGGACGTCGCTTCCCTTTTCCGCAGGCTAAAGGCCAAAACGGGAATTGACGTTAGCCCCCATGTACTCCGGCACAGCTCCTTAACCGAACTGCGCCGGGCCGGCTGGAAGCCGGAACACTTGCGAAAACGGGCCGGACATGCCCATGTTCAGACCACCATGCAAATTTACCTGCACCCGAGCGACGAAGACCTGCGGAAGGATTGGGAGAAAGCAGAGGAAAAAATGCGCCTTAAACGGCAGCAAAAGGAGGGCTCTGAACAGTGA
- a CDS encoding ParB/RepB/Spo0J family partition protein, translating into MKNKGLGKGLRALIPAVPQEIGEGEEILELSVEKIKPGPFQARQDFDEATLSELAASIKAHGVMQPVVVRPLGEDQFELIIGERRWRACQQAGVKTIPAIIRKVDDLTSSEMMLVENVQREDLNPLEEALAYRRLVEEFHLTQEEIAARVGKSRSLIANTLRLLQLPQEARELLARGILSAGHGKVLLGLPSPEQQCALAQEIVSRGLSVRETEKEARRLIRSQAGPARPKEKRASLDPELDEAEAQLQRLLGTKVRIKTGPRGGKIEIEFYSKDELDRLLEWFTGDLSR; encoded by the coding sequence ATGAAAAATAAGGGTCTCGGCAAGGGCCTGCGCGCCCTCATCCCGGCGGTTCCCCAGGAGATTGGAGAAGGAGAGGAAATCCTTGAACTCTCCGTAGAGAAAATCAAGCCCGGCCCCTTTCAGGCACGCCAGGATTTCGATGAAGCTACGCTTTCTGAATTGGCCGCTTCTATTAAGGCCCACGGGGTGATGCAGCCTGTCGTGGTCCGGCCGCTGGGCGAGGACCAGTTTGAATTAATTATCGGGGAACGGCGCTGGCGTGCCTGTCAGCAGGCTGGAGTCAAAACCATTCCTGCGATCATCCGCAAGGTTGATGACCTCACCTCCAGCGAAATGATGCTGGTCGAAAATGTGCAGCGGGAAGATTTGAATCCTCTTGAAGAGGCGCTGGCATACAGGCGTTTGGTAGAGGAGTTCCACCTCACCCAGGAGGAAATTGCCGCCCGGGTCGGCAAGAGCAGGTCGCTGATCGCCAATACCCTCCGCCTGCTCCAGCTTCCCCAGGAGGCCAGGGAACTCCTTGCGAGGGGGATTTTAAGTGCGGGCCACGGCAAGGTTCTGCTCGGACTGCCCAGCCCGGAGCAGCAGTGTGCTCTCGCTCAAGAAATCGTCAGCAGGGGGCTTTCGGTCCGGGAGACAGAAAAAGAGGCGCGGCGCCTGATCCGGTCCCAGGCAGGCCCCGCCCGTCCAAAAGAGAAGAGGGCAAGCCTCGATCCGGAACTGGACGAAGCAGAGGCCCAACTGCAGCGGCTGTTGGGGACGAAGGTAAGAATCAAGACGGGGCCGCGGGGTGGGAAAATCGAAATCGAATTTTACAGCAAGGATGAACTAGACAGGTTATTGGAGTGGTTTACTGGTGATCTATCTCGATAA
- a CDS encoding DUF6262 family protein gives MSGKHQRNTEGLKKHARRKSEETAKKVDEAIQRLIKAGEKINFNSVSLEAGVSKSYLYTHPEIKERIENLRKQQAAAPSPKQIKREMTDASKDIIIAAKNKRIKELEAENKRLKEELKILRGKLYESLE, from the coding sequence ATGTCCGGCAAACACCAGCGTAACACGGAGGGATTGAAAAAACACGCCCGGCGCAAGAGCGAGGAAACCGCTAAAAAGGTTGACGAAGCTATCCAGAGGTTGATCAAAGCCGGGGAGAAAATCAACTTCAACAGTGTGTCCCTGGAGGCCGGGGTGAGCAAGTCTTATCTTTACACCCACCCGGAGATCAAGGAGCGCATCGAGAACCTCCGTAAGCAGCAGGCGGCCGCGCCTTCTCCGAAGCAGATAAAACGGGAAATGACCGATGCCAGCAAGGACATCATTATTGCTGCGAAGAACAAGCGCATCAAGGAACTGGAAGCCGAAAACAAGCGGTTGAAAGAGGAACTGAAAATACTGCGGGGAAAACTTTACGAATCGCTGGAGTAG
- a CDS encoding aminotransferase class V-fold PLP-dependent enzyme codes for MIYLDNAATTWPKPPGVEKAMVETLREKGANPGRGGHQMSLAAGRVVNQTRELLARLFGARNPSRVVFTLNCTEALNLALKGFLKSGDHVLTSSMEHNSMIRPLRALTRAGVEYTVVPCSERGELDPDDLEKGIKSNTRLIALTHASNVTGTLLPIAEAGKIARHHGIAFLVDAAQTAGIFSIDVDELNIDLLAFPGHKGLYGPPGTGGLYIREGISLDPLKHGGTGSASNSEDQPDIMPEMYESGTVNTVGIAGLGAGAAFVLEEGLEKIRQREESLLVRLRAGLAAVPGLKIYGPQAGPQAPTLAVNLGNADSGEVAFLLDRVYQIAVRAGLHCAALAHRTLGTTKQGVVRFSLSYFNTEEEIETAIRAMEELARDLS; via the coding sequence GTGATCTATCTCGATAATGCAGCCACTACCTGGCCGAAACCGCCTGGTGTCGAAAAGGCAATGGTCGAGACCTTGCGGGAAAAGGGCGCAAATCCCGGGCGGGGCGGGCATCAGATGTCCCTCGCGGCGGGCCGCGTCGTTAACCAGACACGGGAGTTGCTCGCCCGGCTTTTTGGAGCCCGGAATCCCTCCCGTGTGGTTTTTACTCTGAACTGCACAGAGGCCTTGAACCTGGCTCTCAAAGGTTTTTTAAAATCCGGCGACCATGTTCTCACCAGCAGCATGGAACATAATTCCATGATCCGCCCCCTCAGGGCCCTCACCCGGGCCGGGGTGGAATACACGGTTGTGCCCTGCAGTGAGCGGGGGGAACTGGACCCCGACGACCTGGAAAAAGGGATCAAATCCAACACCCGTTTGATTGCCCTCACCCATGCTTCCAATGTGACCGGTACCCTCCTTCCCATTGCCGAGGCCGGGAAAATCGCGCGGCACCACGGGATCGCCTTCCTGGTGGATGCCGCCCAGACAGCCGGAATCTTTTCCATCGATGTAGATGAGCTTAATATCGATTTGCTTGCCTTTCCCGGCCACAAAGGGCTATACGGCCCCCCGGGCACCGGCGGGCTCTATATCCGGGAAGGGATTTCGCTGGACCCGCTTAAACATGGAGGAACCGGAAGCGCTTCTAACTCCGAAGACCAGCCCGATATCATGCCCGAAATGTACGAAAGCGGTACGGTGAACACTGTAGGAATTGCGGGTTTGGGGGCAGGGGCCGCCTTTGTACTTGAGGAGGGGCTTGAAAAAATCCGGCAGCGGGAAGAGTCCCTCCTGGTAAGACTGCGGGCAGGGCTGGCTGCAGTTCCCGGCTTGAAGATTTACGGCCCCCAGGCGGGGCCGCAGGCACCGACCCTCGCAGTCAATCTGGGCAATGCCGATTCGGGGGAGGTTGCTTTCCTGCTTGACCGCGTTTACCAGATCGCGGTAAGGGCGGGACTTCACTGCGCGGCACTCGCCCACCGGACTCTGGGCACCACGAAGCAGGGGGTTGTCAGGTTCAGCCTTTCGTATTTTAATACCGAGGAAGAAATCGAGACGGCAATTCGAGCAATGGAAGAGCTGGCAAGAGACCTCTCTTAA
- a CDS encoding copper amine oxidase N-terminal domain-containing protein, with protein sequence MTKKTLTLSLTILFILAVAGTALASYGFLSGEPGISYASLVPPPPPPEKGMWAVFTVGDTRYYSTTTGTEFWEYRPDLLDKYAIARERMSYERKADVAPFILNSRTFIPMRYLAYALGASDSDVIWDGAQRTAKLRIKTADETKTVEIVLKIGSNVLLNDGKPVAMDVAPVIRDGRTFLPARFVAEAAGYAVDWDETYRGVLVGPPGKLPVHPKRTTPVDGGVGYEIPGGEG encoded by the coding sequence ATGACAAAGAAAACCCTTACTTTGTCTTTAACCATACTGTTTATTCTGGCTGTTGCCGGCACTGCGCTTGCTTCTTACGGTTTCTTGTCCGGGGAGCCCGGGATCTCTTACGCTTCCCTGGTGCCTCCGCCTCCTCCCCCTGAGAAGGGCATGTGGGCGGTCTTCACCGTCGGAGACACCAGGTACTACTCCACTACAACGGGCACCGAATTCTGGGAGTACCGCCCCGACCTGCTGGACAAGTACGCAATTGCCAGGGAGCGGATGAGCTACGAAAGAAAGGCCGACGTTGCCCCGTTCATCCTGAACAGCCGGACGTTCATTCCGATGCGCTACCTGGCCTACGCTCTGGGAGCCTCTGACAGCGACGTTATCTGGGACGGCGCGCAGCGGACGGCGAAGCTCCGCATCAAGACCGCAGACGAGACGAAGACCGTGGAGATCGTTCTGAAGATCGGCTCCAACGTCCTGCTCAATGACGGCAAGCCCGTCGCTATGGACGTCGCCCCGGTCATCCGGGACGGGCGCACCTTCCTTCCGGCCAGGTTCGTCGCCGAGGCCGCGGGTTACGCAGTGGACTGGGACGAAACCTACCGGGGCGTCCTGGTGGGGCCGCCCGGGAAGCTGCCGGTGCACCCGAAGCGGACGACCCCGGTAGATGGGGGAGTTGGGTATGAGATACCCGGTGGCGAAGGATAG